The nucleotide sequence CCCCCACCCCATTACCCCCAGTAGCCCCCCCAGTACCCCCAACCCAGTATACCCAGTGCCCCCACCCCAGTACCCCCAGTTCCCACACACCAGTACAGTACACACAGTTCCCCCACCCCTATTAACCCCCAGTACCCCCAACCCAGTGaacccagtatccccagtatccccagtatcccctttaaccccagtaaccccagtatccccagtatccccagtaaccccagtatcccctttaaccccagtatccccagtatccccagtaaccccagtatccccagtatccccagtatccccagtaaccccagtatctccagtatccccagtatccccagtatccccagtatccccagtatccccagtaacccCAGTAACCCCAGTATCCCCTTTAACCCCAGTAACCCCAGTAACCCCAGTAACCCCAGTAACCCCAGTAACCCCAGTAACCCCAGTAACCCCAGTAACCCCAGTAACCCCAGTAACCCCAGTAACCCCAGTAACCCCAGTAACCCCAGTAACCCCAGTAACCCCAGTAACCCCAGTAACCCCAGTAACCACAGTAACCCCAGTAACCCCAGTAACCCCAGTAACCCCAGTAACCCCAGTAACCCCAGTAACCCCAGTAACCCCAGTAACCCCAGTAACCCCAGTAACCCCAGTAACCCCAGTAACCCCAGTAACCCCAGTAACCCCAGTAACCCCAGTAACCCCAGTAACCCCAGTAACCCCAGTAACCCCAGTAACCCCAGTAACCCCAGTAACCCCAGTAACCCCAGTAACCCCAGTAACCCCAGTAACCCCAGTATCCTCAGtaaccccagtatccccagtatccccagtatccccagtatccccagtatccccagtaaccccagtatccccagtaaccccagtatccccagtatccccagtatcctcagtatccccagtatccccagtattcccagtatccccagtatccccagtatccccagtattctcagtatccccagtatccccagtaaccccagtatccccagtaacccctctaaacccagtatccccagtatccccagtaaccccagtatccccagtatccccagtatcccctctaaccccagtatccccagtatcccctctaaccccagtatccccagtatccccagtatccccagtaaccccagtattctcagtatccccagtatccccagtatccccagtatccccagtattcccagtatccccagtatccccagtatccccagtatccccagtatccccagtaaccccagtatcctcagtatccccagtatccccagtatccccagtatccccagtatccccagtattcccagtatccccagtattcCCAGTAttcccagtatccccagtatccccagtaaccccagtaaccccagtaaccccagtaaccccagtaaccccagtaaccccagtaaccacagtaaccccagtaaccccagtatccccagtaaccccagtaaccccagtaaccccagtaaccccagtaaccccagtaaccccagtaaccccagtaaccccagtaaccccagtaaccccagtaaccccagtaaccccagtatcctcagtatccccagtatccccagtatccccagtaaccccactaaccccagtAACCCCAGTAACCCCAGTAACCCCAGTAACCCCAGTAACCCCAGTAACCCCAGTAACCCCAGTAACCCCAGTAACCCCAGTAACCCCAGTAACCCCAGTAACCCCAGTAACCCCAGTAACCCCAGTAACCCCAGTAACCCCAGTAACCCCAGTAACCCCAGTAACCCCAGTAACCCCAGTAACCCCAGTAACCCCAGTATCCTCAGtaaccccagtatccccagtatccccagtatccccagtatccccagtatccccagtaaccccagtatccccagtaaccccagtatccccagtatccccagtatcctcagtatccccagtatccccagtattcccagtatccccagtatccccagtatccccagtattctcagtatccccagtatccccagtaaccccagtatccccagtaacccctctaaacccagtatccccagtatccccagtaaccccagtatccccagtatccccagtatcccctctaaccccagtatccccagtatcccctctaaccccagtatccccagtatccccagtatccccagtattctcagtatccccagtatccccagtatccccagtatccccagtatccccagtatccccagtatcccctcTAACCCCAGTATCctcagtatccccagtatccccagtatttccagtatccccagtattcccagtatccccagtattcccagtatccccagtatccccagtatccccagtatcctcAGTATCctcagtatccccagtatccccagtatccccagtatccccagtaaccccagtatccccagtatcccctctaaccccagtatccccagtatccccagtaaccccagtaaccccagtatccccagtatccccagtatccccagtatccccagtaaccccagtatccccagtatccccagtatctcctctaaccccagtatccccagtaaccccagtatcccctttaaccccagtatccccagtaacccctctaaccccagtatccccagtatcccctctaaccccagtatccccagtaacccctctaaccccagtatccccagtaacccCCCTAACCCCAGTATCCCCAATATCCCCAGTAACCCCAGTAACCCCAGTATCCTCAGTATCCCCAATATCCTCAGTAACCCCAGTAACCCCATaatccccagtatccccagtacccccagtaaccccagtatccccagtatccccagtatccccagtaaccccagtatccccagtatccccagtatccccagtatccccagtaacccctctaaccccagtatcccctctaaccccagtatcccctctaaccccagtatccccagtatcccctctaaccccagtatccccagtatccccagtaaccccagtatccccagtaacccctctaaccccagtatccccagtaaccccagtaacccctctaaccccagtatccccagtatccccagtatcccctctaaccccagtatccccagtaaccccagtatccccagtaacccctctaaccccagtatccccattatccccagtacccccagtaaccccagtatccccattatccccagtaaCCCCAGTACCCCCACCCCAGTATCTCCAGTATTCCCAGTTTGCCCAGTATCCCCAGTGTCCTCAGTATACACAGtaaccccagtatccccagtaaccccagtatccccagtaacccCAGTACCCCCACCCCAGTATCTCCAGTATTCCCAGTTTTCCCAGTATCCCCAGTGTCCTCAGTATACACAGTAACCCCAGTAttcccagtatccccagtatcctcAGTATCCCCAGTATTCCCAGCAttcccagtatccccagtatccccagtattcCCAGTAACCCCAGTACCCCCACCCCAGTACCCCCACCCCAGTATTCCCAGTTTTCCCAGTATCCCCAGTGTCCCCAGTAttcccagtatccccagtaacccCAGTATTCTCAGTATCCCCAGTAACCCCAGTATTCTCAGTATTCCCAGTAACCCCAGTATCctcagtatccccagtatccccaccccagtatccccagtatccccagtatccccaccccagtatccccagtatccccagtattcCCAGTATTCCCAGTATTCCCAGtaaccccagtatccccagtatcctcAGTATCCTCAGTATTCCCAGtaaccccagtatccccagtatccccaccccagtatccccagtatccccagtattcccagtatccccagtattcccagtatccccagtatccccagtatccccagtatcccctcTAACCCCAGTATCCCCTCTAACCCCAGTATTCCCAGTATTCCCAGTATTCCCAGtaaccccagtatccccagtatcctcAGTATCCTCAGTATTCCCAGtaaccccagtatccccagtatccccaccccagtatccccagtatccccagtattcccagtatccccagtattcCCAGTATTCCCAGtaaccccagtatccccagtatccccaccccagtatccccagtatccccagtattcccagtatccccagtattcccagtatccccagtatccccagtattcccagtatccccagtatccccagtattcccagtatccccagtaaccccagtatccccagtattcccagtatccccagtattcccagtatccccagtatccccagtatccccagtatcctcagtatccccagtatccccagtatccccagtatccccagtattcccagtatccccagtaacccCAGTACCCCcaccccagtatccccagtatccccagtatcctcAGTATTCCCAGTAttcccagtatccccagtatccccagtatcccctctaaccccagtatccccagtatccccagtatcctcagtatccccagtatcccctctaaccccagtatccccagtatccccagtatcccctcTAACCCCAGTATCctcagtatccccagtatccccagtatccccagtatcccctcTAACCCCAGTATCctcagtatccccagtatcccctctaaccccagtatcccctctaaccccagtatccccagtacccccagtaaccccagtatccccagtatccccagtatcctcAGTATCCCCTCTAACCCCAGTATCctcagtatccccagtatccccagtatcccctcTAACCCCAGTATCctcagtatccccagtatccccagtatcccctcTAACCCCAGTATCCTCAGTATCctcagtatccccagtatccccagtatcccctctaaccccagtatccccagtatcctcagtatccccagtatccccagtatcccctctaaccccagtatccccagtatcctcagtatccccagtatccccagtatcccctctaaccccagtatcccctctaaccccagtatccccagtatccccagtatcccctctaaccccagtatccccagtatcctcAGTATCCctagtatccccagtatcccctctaaccccagtatccccagtatccccagtatccccagtatcccctcTAACCCCACTATCCCCAGTATCctcagtatccccagtatccccagtatccccagtatcctcagtatccccagtatccccagtattcccagtatccccagtaaccccagtatccccagtatcctcagtatccccagtatccccagtattcCCAGTATCCCCtgtatccccagtatccccagtatccccagtatccccagtatccccagtatccccagtattcccagtatccccagtattcccagtatccccagtatccccagtatccccagtatcctcAGTATCCTCAGTACCCATTACTGGTTTGAAACTGTGTTTCTAAGCTAAACTATGTAACAGTTACAGATCAGATGTCTATCAGTGACCGGTCAAAGTCAATTCAATTTATTCTTGTTATTAGAATCAGAACTCCCTGGCACTTTAATGTAAAATTCAAACAGCGTTCGTTGAAATGTCAGAGATGAGGTCTGTCCTAAAATATCATCATGGACAGGAGGCTAAACAGATATGCATGTGGTCAACAACAACAGCTGTTTTTGTGTGGTCTTCATACCATGCTAGTGCAGCTAAATTTACATGACAGTCATTCCAAGACATCACGGGCGGATTGGGTTTCTTCTCCCAGTCCGTCTCATCTGAAAGCAGTTCATAATGTCCACAATGTTCCAAAGGACCTCCAACACCTTTTCATTTACACTAATGAAGCATAATAAGACAATAGCTAACTAAAtttgctgagcgattaaccaaacattcattttttaaacaactaattgaccaatgtcagttcaattacttgaattccattccctctgtgttttttttctgtgagctgtcacgggtcagggcgtgactggggggttgttctagtttaaattttctatgtggggtttgaagtatattttctatgttggtgatttgtatgattcccaattagaggcagctggttatcattgtctctaattggggatcatacttaagcagcattttttccacctgtgtgttatggaatattgtttatgtttagttgcctgttagcactgcattgtcgtcacggttcgtttattctttatttgttttgtctttgcttaagtttcactttattcattaaaatgatgtggaactttacgtacgctgcaccttggtccaatccttcaAACAACGATCGTGACATGAGCTCAACGCAGACAttgcagtttctctagagataaagcAGATCAAGACAGAACTGTGCAATGTAGTATGGAATTGAAGTTTCCAACAGGCGAATATTCCACATAGTTTACGCAGAAAACTAGTAATTAACTATAGTCCATTGCACTCCGACTTGTCCGATGTGCTTCTCGTTTACGCTTGCTacgtaaaagagacagaagaatgcaggatggagagggatagagagcagttgcttcgTGAGGTATcactacctgaaaatacatgatctaagtcattgatagttggtattcaggcATCATAAAAGTACGCCTTATTTACATtaaagaactactaaaatagtgattttgtcagacagcataggcagcagctctatagagatgagaggATGACTTGGAACGAAATAATAAAGTCactacattaaaaaaaaagtaatatacacaacaacaacatattttattaaagtaaagttaATAAATTAtagttaataagtgataagcagtaatgggcagtcactactaTCATGGGAACttgtattaattgttttattatgtgttgttacagcattcaacccacataatgcatagtgcatttcattttttattttttattattctaaATCGAAAAACCGTGATGTTTGTTTTATAATGGAACTGAAATCAAACCGACCTCAATACGAACTAAATATTGTGTACAAGCCTGTGAATAGAATGCGTCTGACTATACGATGGGAAGACTACAGTATCTATTTCAGTTTTACCTTTGTGTTTACTAAGAAAAGGCTGTATGTTTTATTTCAGTAGTATGTGTTCAGCAAGCGGAAATGTGTCTGATAAGCTATAAGAAGTATGTTGATGGGTATTTATATTTTGTGTTTTAAGTTTTTATCGTTTCAGTTTTACTTGGTGTTATCACTGTTACACACAATACCTATTCAAATAGACAAAAGCACTAATCGCTAAGCACTACTAACTAGATATTCAAATAGACAAACCTAGTCTGATTTTTGTTGTGTCTTTAtctcaataaacacacacacacacacacacacacacacacacacacacacacacacacacacacacacacacacacacacacacacacacacacacacacacacacacacacacacacacacacactatatcgCTGTCTCTCTTCTGTCTTCCTGAGGTCACGCAATGAATTGTTAGATCTACTGTGATGGCAGGGCCGTCAACATGAAAGATGAAATGACTGTTAAAGGTGTTTTTTGATGAATATGGTCAAAGAGCAGAGAAAGTACATAGAAAAGACATGGCATTACACGCCAAGATCTGACCACACTTCACaggggtgagggaggagagagggagagatggaaaggagGATGAGaagtgaggtagagagggagaggaggatgaggagtgggggagagagggagaggaggatgaggtgtcagagagaggaagagagtgcaGGAAGACAGTGCAGGAAGAGAGGCAAAAATACATCTaagaaagacaggagaggagacaggagagaggagacaagAAAGAGGAGACTTGAACGATGAGAGATGAGACAAGAGaaaggagacaggagaggggagacaggagaggggagacaggagagaatagacaggagtcaggagaggggagacaggagaggggagacaggagagagtagACAGGAGAGAGTAGACAGGAGAGagtagacaggagaggagacaggagagggaagACAGGAGAGGGAAGACAGGAGAGGGAAGACAGGAGAGGGAAGACAGAAGAGGGAAGACAGAAGAGGGAAGACAGGAGAGGGAAGACAGGAGagggaagacaggagagagaagacaggagagaggagaccagagacaggagagaggagaggggtgacaggacacaggagagaagagacaggagacaggagagtggagacaggagaggacaggcaggaaagaggagactggagaggagaccggagagaggacacaggagatgggagacagcagagaggagtcagcagagaggagacaggagaggggagacaggagaggggagacaggagaggggagaggggagacaggagaggggagacaggagagaggagacaggagagaggagacaggagatgggagacagcagagaggagaCAGCAAAGAGGAgtcaacagagaggagacaggagtgGGGAGAcatgacaggagagaagagacaggagagaggatacaggagaggggagacagtacagaggagacagtagagggtgagaggagacaggagacagcagagaggagacagggagaaagtAGAAAGTGAAGCAACGGGAGAGAAGACAAGGGGGGGTTGAAGGATAAAGGGAGTGGGGGGAAATGGGGAAAGAGGGGGAAGCATGTGGAGGGAACTGGGGTAATGAGAGAAAAAGGGGTAGAAAGAGGAATgtgtgagaggaggagggggttaGTTAGGATGGCTTCCAGCAGCTTTCTCTCCACTCTGATCTTATCTGGCCTGTTTGCTTGGCGTACAGAAAACCTCCTTCCCTGTCCCCCTCAATCCCTCCTTccctcaatcaatcaatccatccacccacccctcTCAATGCCtcaatccctccttccctctatccatccatccatccagccagccagccatccatccatccatccacccctctcaaTGCAtcaatccctccttccctctatccacccacccctctctccattcatGACCCCAATGAACTGCTTCACCCCTGAACTACCTCCTGTTCTGTGTATTGGATGGTTTCTACCCAtactgcgtcactcgggagcccgGGGAACAAAAACTATAGACAGCTACTTAATAAACCACTGCAGATATAACAGCACACAATATCAATGGAGGGAAATAGCAAACCAAATGTAATCCAATCAAAAAGATAAAAGGCAATGAGAATTATAATTCGGCAAGTTACTGATGTAAGAATATAAAAAAATTAGCCAATAGCTTTGGCTTGGTCTGTGTACTACAGCTGTAGCACAGAGACCATGTAGAACACTTAACTATGGAGATGTCTTTGTCTCAAtgagtatggttacatgcacacaataatacaaTTATTGTAAACACTCAGATCaatagtttattaggtacacccatctagtattGGGTCGGAcctccctttgcctccagaacagcctgaattcttcagggcatggattctacaagtttCTACAAGTTTTTCAACATGCTATGaaaaatgaggggcatggtgtcctctcacccaggaaacggtttaggttgaggaagtgggtcacaacagtgaGTAAGGgtctaccttcagacactgtttagATGTATAGTTTCTTTCTGccactggggctttttgagctttgctatttctctttctttgctggcttttctcccacttcttatggagactcttcgggtaggaTGGCTcaatataaatggcgccagagatgcgggaaagaggagtgtgttgggtgaaaaagaggagtgtgttgggtgaatatgtaaaacaaaaaaagtacaggtgttgtttctgcaggagacacatagtgatgtggtgaatgaagttgattgggggctctggtggaaaggggcaagtgtgttgagccatggtACACATtttagtgcaggggtggcagtcctttttgtaccgggtctgtctgtaaaaatgtgctcctcaaaggaggtgtgtaggggtaggctgcttgttgtaaaagcagaaattaacaacatgggttttgtctttataaatgtgtatgagcctaacacagggagagagaggggggttctgTTTGGGTCTTAGACAGGTACTCTCACAagtagcgcctgaggagacgctggtggtcGGCGGGGATtggaactgtacaatggattatacggaagacagaaatggggaagagactcattcagtgtcagtgggagtgttaagggacatcattaaccagttcgacctagtggatgtttggagaactaaacatcccaacacaagacagtatacaaGGCTGAAGGTTTTTGGGactagggtgagtgcagcccgatCGTTTTTACATGTCCAGAAATCGGAGCAATAGGCtgttgggcgctaccattctcccagtgGGGTTTTCAGATCACACCATAACCATGGCTcagctgtctatttcaccagcgcCCCGGCATGCATCTTATTGGGAAtttaatgtaaagctcttacaagatgccactttttgtGGCAGTTTTCCAAACcttttgggaaaggtggggggtagcgaagagaggagtatgagtctctgagtcaatggtgggatgtgggaaaagtcaaaattcggcttttctgtcaacagtatacagctctctcatcctcagaggctaggagagtattgggggaactagagcgttgtattagtgagatggaggtagagatggtggggcaaggcaatgtaggcctccaggctaatttagctgaattacgtagggacctgggtagtttttccaggttaaagcaacAGGAGctcttgtaagagctaggttctccatgctcaaggagatggatgctcccatctccttcttctttggtttggaaagacagagcagtgaagccaagggtatgcattgtctacggctgtctgatgggcgggtgacctctgtggtgggatgagatgcgggagcggactgtggagttttatactgagttatatagggcagaaatgtgtgatcctatgtgtgctcaggtcttgttcacaggactccctaagctctctctggcacagagggatgaaatggacattcctctgttgtcccatgaactggcagaggccgtaacccagatggactcccagtggagttttataaaaaattatggGGAATAATTGGACTGGACTTATTTTGCGTGCTGCATGAATgcgtcggggtaggagagttgccgatgagttgccgtcgggcggctctgactctcctgcccaaaaaaggggacttgtgtaAACTTAAgtactggaggcctgtgg is from Salvelinus namaycush isolate Seneca chromosome 17, SaNama_1.0, whole genome shotgun sequence and encodes:
- the LOC120062195 gene encoding sporozoite surface protein 2-like, with protein sequence MSASVHAHVPSTPTQYTQCPHPITPSSPPSTPTQYTQFPHPITPSSPPSTTTQYTQCPHPITPSSPPSTPTQYTQFPHPITPSSPPVPQPNTPSAPTLLPPVAPPVPQPNTPSSHTLLPPVAPPVPQPNTPSAPTLLPPVAPPSTPTQYTQFPHPITPSSPPVPQPNTPSAPTLLAPVAPPVPQPNTPSAPTLLPPVPQPNTPSAPTLLPPVAPPVPQPNTPSSPTPLPPVSPPVPPTQYTQCPHPSTTSSPPVPQPPPQYPNQYTQFPHPITPSSPPSTPNPVYPVPPPHIPSIPSNPSNPSIPFNPSNPSNPSNPSNPSNPSNPSNPSNPSNPSNPSNPSNPSNPSNPSNPSNPSNPSNHSNPSNPSNPSNPSNPSNPSNPSNPSNPSNPSNPSNPSNPSNPSNPSNPSNPSNPSNPSNPSNPSNPSNPSNPSNPSNPSNPSILSNPSIPIFPYPHNPTNPSNPSNPSNPSNPSNPSNPSNPSNPSNPSNPSNPSNPSNPSNPSNPSNPSNPSNPSNPSNPSNPSNPSILSNPSIPITPVPPPQYLQYSQFAHISSIPSFPSIPSVLSIHSNPSIPSIPSILSIPSIPSIPSIPSIPSIPSNPSTPTPVPPPQYSQFSQYPQCPQYSQYPQ